A genomic window from Planctomycetaceae bacterium includes:
- the nusG gene encoding transcription termination/antitermination protein NusG, which produces MRWYVLRVASNREEQVRETLVRKVTLENLQSDIGRIVVPVEQVKRIRGGKQKVQKRKLYPGYVFMEIEPDANRKISEKAWFLIKETMGVGDFVGTEGLPVPMSDTDVAKMLSEVEKVSEQTAANIKVDFAKGDVVKIREGAFENFEGAVDSIDTERGVVRVIVTIFGRSTPLDIEYWQIEKV; this is translated from the coding sequence ATGCGTTGGTATGTATTACGAGTAGCCTCCAACCGGGAGGAACAAGTTAGAGAAACGCTTGTGCGCAAAGTTACGCTCGAAAACCTTCAAAGCGATATCGGCAGAATTGTAGTGCCGGTCGAACAGGTGAAACGTATTCGCGGCGGTAAACAGAAAGTACAAAAACGCAAACTTTATCCCGGCTACGTTTTTATGGAAATCGAACCTGACGCCAACCGCAAAATAAGCGAAAAGGCGTGGTTCCTTATTAAAGAAACTATGGGCGTAGGCGATTTCGTCGGCACCGAAGGGCTGCCGGTACCTATGAGCGATACCGATGTGGCTAAAATGCTTAGCGAAGTTGAAAAAGTAAGCGAACAAACCGCTGCTAATATCAAAGTCGATTTCGCAAAGGGCGATGTTGTTAAAATTCGCGAAGGCGCATTCGAGAACTTCGAAGGTGCGGTCGATTCAATAGATACCGAACGCGGCGTTGTACGAGTAATCGTAACAATCTTCGGCAGAAGCACGCCGTTAGATATCGAATATTGGCAGATAGAAAAAGTGTAA
- the rplK gene encoding 50S ribosomal protein L11 — translation MAKQITGKIKLQAPGGSATPAPPIGPALGQHGVNIGQFVQQFNARTKELNGMIVPVEITVFADRTFEFIVKSPPAAVLLKDAAQCAKGSGVPNKEKVGKVTKDQVKKIAERKLQDLNAFDIDHACRIIEGTARSMGIEIEK, via the coding sequence ATGGCAAAACAAATAACAGGTAAGATAAAATTGCAGGCACCAGGCGGCTCGGCAACACCTGCACCGCCAATCGGGCCGGCATTAGGTCAGCACGGCGTAAATATCGGACAGTTCGTTCAGCAGTTCAACGCACGAACCAAAGAACTCAACGGAATGATTGTTCCTGTTGAAATTACGGTGTTTGCAGACAGGACGTTCGAATTTATCGTTAAAAGTCCGCCGGCAGCGGTATTGCTCAAAGACGCGGCACAGTGCGCAAAGGGCAGCGGCGTTCCTAACAAGGAAAAAGTCGGAAAAGTTACAAAAGACCAGGTCAAAAAGATTGCCGAACGCAAACTGCAAGACCTGAACGCTTTCGATATTGACCACGCCTGCAGAATCATTGAAGGCACTGCACGAAGCATGGGAATCGAAATAGAAAAGTAA
- the rplL gene encoding 50S ribosomal protein L7/L12 has protein sequence MSDKTWSPEITQLGDAIVKLTLMQAKELGDYLKEVHGIEPAAGGAVMMAGPAAGPAAVEEKTAFDVILKTAGDKKIQVIKEVRAITGLGLKEAKDLVDGAPKPVKEGVTKDEAESMKKQIEAAGGTVEIK, from the coding sequence ATGTCAGACAAAACATGGAGTCCTGAAATCACACAGTTAGGCGACGCAATCGTAAAGCTGACCCTTATGCAGGCAAAAGAATTAGGCGATTACCTGAAAGAAGTTCACGGCATCGAACCTGCAGCAGGCGGCGCAGTTATGATGGCAGGCCCGGCAGCAGGCCCGGCAGCAGTCGAAGAAAAGACAGCTTTTGATGTTATCCTGAAAACAGCCGGCGATAAGAAAATCCAGGTTATCAAAGAAGTTCGCGCTATAACAGGTCTGGGTCTGAAAGAAGCAAAAGACCTTGTTGACGGCGCTCCAAAGCCAGTTAAAGAAGGCGTAACCAAAGATGAAGCTGAATCGATGAAGAAACAAATCGAAGCAGCCGGCGGCACAGTAGAGATTAAATAA
- the rplJ gene encoding 50S ribosomal protein L10: MSKQIKQLLTNELQSKFKGVNEFIVVDMTGIDGIANNQLREKLLEKKIKITMVRNAMMRHAMKALEMPAAMDLFVTGSCTVAVGGASIVDLAKELDSLAKQMPIKFKGAYLEGTSLDAAAAKGLVSMKTRAELQGDIVMLANAPARRLASQIGAPASKIAGCVKTIIEKGEKEAPAPAAA, translated from the coding sequence ATGAGTAAACAAATAAAACAACTGTTAACTAATGAACTTCAAAGCAAGTTTAAGGGTGTAAACGAATTCATCGTTGTAGATATGACCGGTATCGACGGCATAGCGAACAACCAGCTTCGCGAAAAACTCCTCGAAAAGAAAATCAAAATTACAATGGTTCGCAACGCAATGATGCGTCATGCAATGAAAGCCCTGGAAATGCCGGCGGCAATGGATCTGTTTGTTACAGGTTCCTGCACGGTCGCAGTCGGCGGCGCAAGCATCGTCGATCTGGCTAAAGAGCTCGACAGCCTTGCCAAGCAAATGCCAATCAAATTCAAAGGCGCATACCTTGAAGGCACAAGCCTTGACGCAGCGGCAGCTAAGGGTCTGGTTAGTATGAAAACCAGAGCCGAACTGCAGGGCGATATTGTTATGCTGGCCAATGCACCGGCAAGAAGACTCGCATCACAGATTGGCGCACCAGCATCGAAAATCGCAGGCTGCGTAAAGACAATTATCGAAAAAGGCGAGAAAGAAGCCCCAGCACCGGCGGCAGCGTAA
- the rpoC gene encoding DNA-directed RNA polymerase subunit beta': MAESIYDKINDYGSVKISLASPNDIRSWSFGEVRKPETINYRTYRPEKDGLFCERIFGPERDWECSCGKYKGTKFKGIICDRCGVKVTHSRVRRKRMGHINLAAPVVHIWFFKAMPSRLGSLLAMKTIDLEKVVYFQDYLVTDPGQSPLKYKQLLNEEEYREAVTKYGNSFKAAMGAEAVKELLIQLDLDQLAGELKAGMAKTSSKQKIKDLTKRLKTVNAIKGSPNKAEWMVMDVTPVIPPDLRPLVMLESGNFATSDLNDLYRRIINRNNRLKKLMDLNAPEVIIRNEKRMLQQAVDALFDNGRCRRPVLGSNNRPLKSLTDMIKGKQGRFRENLLGKRVDYSARSVIVVGPHLKLHQCGLPKKIALELFQPFIIRELKDRGFADTIKSAKRMLERRDEQVWDILETVIDQHPVLLNRAPTLHRMGIQAFEPVLVEGNAIMLHPLVCKGFNADFDGDQMAVHLPLSIEAQVEAHTLIMATNNVFSPANGSPMVSPSQDIVLGNYYITVARKDEKGAGMLCGSQQEAITAYELGKASIHALLKIAIPKGRKVVTDSGVIESPGVIETTPGRCIFNEVLPPEMAFYNILMGQKSLKRVINDCFAVTQGAKSLDLLDNLKELGFKYATLAGLSFGLTDLRIPPEKQGIIDKTQKVIDRIYKSFNDGVLTEGERYNQVIDAWTHARVAVTNAMMQGLKNEMRNGKPYLNPIYLMSDSGARGSVDQIQQLAGMRALMAKPSGEIIETPIKSNFREGLNVLEYFSSTHGARKGLADTALKTADSGYLTRKLADVAQNVIVNEIDCGTLQGITKTTLYKGEQVEIPLRELIIGRTARDNIRNPITDEMIARENEVITPQAADKIEQLGLESIRVRSPLTCDSALGICAKCYGWDLGKSRLVEEGMAVGIIGAQSIGEPGTQLTMRTFHTGGIASRAILENDQKSPRDGVIQYRDLNVVPVKQEDGTDIYIALKRNGEMALVDEKGREYDKFKVPYGAIIDVKDGQEVKAREKLFSWDPHRVPILAEIGGVIRFVDIIEGETMQVEEERKGQKGKPVVIEHKGDKHPQVIIEDESGKILDVHYLPAKARIEVIEGQKVQAGQLLARQPRGASGTQDITGGLPRVTEIFEARKPKEPAAMAEISGRVELKSDKRRGKMTIIIRSEKMEKEHHVPRDRHLNVHTGDNVEAGDPLTDGPLVPHDILRIKGEEALQRYLLAEVQNVYRSQNVTINDKHIEVILTQMLQKVEIDIVGDSAFLPGDIIPKHTFKKVNEELSQSLKIADAGETDLVVGQVYTKQQIEAANEKVEKLGGEPAKGKKPRPATARTLLMGITKASLQSESFISAASFQETTKVLTEAALGGKVDDLLGLKENVILGHLIPAGTAFRPHLEMRVKHLAKAPLPKELAELKETHDAEAQAEAAARAALGLE; encoded by the coding sequence ATGGCTGAAAGTATTTATGATAAAATAAATGATTACGGTTCGGTGAAAATCAGTCTTGCCAGTCCGAACGATATTCGAAGTTGGTCGTTCGGCGAAGTACGCAAGCCGGAGACAATCAACTATCGAACATATCGTCCGGAAAAAGACGGACTTTTCTGCGAAAGAATTTTTGGCCCTGAAAGGGACTGGGAATGTTCATGCGGAAAATACAAAGGCACGAAATTCAAAGGCATCATCTGCGACCGATGCGGCGTTAAGGTAACGCACAGTAGAGTCCGCCGAAAAAGAATGGGGCATATCAACCTTGCTGCGCCTGTTGTGCATATATGGTTCTTCAAAGCAATGCCTTCCAGACTCGGCTCGCTGCTGGCGATGAAAACAATCGACCTGGAAAAAGTTGTTTACTTCCAGGATTATCTGGTAACCGACCCGGGTCAAAGCCCGCTGAAATACAAACAGCTCCTGAACGAAGAAGAATATCGCGAAGCTGTTACTAAATACGGCAATTCATTTAAAGCGGCAATGGGCGCTGAAGCAGTTAAAGAACTTCTGATTCAGTTGGATCTTGATCAGCTTGCAGGCGAACTTAAAGCCGGAATGGCCAAGACAAGCAGCAAACAGAAAATCAAAGATTTGACGAAAAGACTGAAAACAGTTAACGCCATCAAGGGCAGCCCCAATAAAGCTGAATGGATGGTGATGGATGTTACGCCGGTGATTCCGCCGGATCTGCGTCCGCTGGTTATGCTCGAAAGCGGCAATTTCGCGACAAGCGATTTGAACGATTTGTATCGCAGAATCATCAACAGAAATAACAGACTTAAAAAACTGATGGACCTTAACGCTCCTGAAGTTATTATCCGCAACGAAAAAAGAATGCTTCAGCAGGCGGTTGACGCGCTGTTCGATAACGGCAGATGTAGAAGACCGGTACTCGGCAGTAATAACAGGCCGCTGAAGAGCTTGACAGATATGATTAAAGGCAAGCAGGGACGCTTCCGTGAAAACCTGCTCGGTAAACGTGTCGATTATTCAGCACGTTCAGTTATCGTTGTCGGTCCGCATCTTAAATTACATCAATGCGGTCTGCCGAAGAAAATCGCGCTTGAACTTTTCCAGCCGTTCATTATTCGTGAACTGAAGGATAGAGGTTTCGCCGATACAATCAAGAGCGCAAAGAGAATGCTCGAAAGACGTGATGAGCAGGTATGGGATATTCTTGAAACGGTAATCGATCAGCATCCTGTATTGCTCAACCGTGCTCCTACACTGCACAGAATGGGTATCCAGGCGTTCGAGCCGGTGCTTGTCGAAGGTAACGCTATCATGCTTCATCCGCTGGTATGCAAAGGCTTCAATGCTGACTTCGACGGCGACCAGATGGCCGTTCACCTTCCATTGAGCATCGAGGCACAAGTCGAAGCTCATACGCTGATAATGGCAACCAATAACGTATTTTCACCAGCGAACGGCTCGCCTATGGTCAGCCCTTCACAGGATATCGTGCTTGGAAATTACTATATTACAGTAGCACGTAAAGACGAAAAAGGCGCCGGAATGCTTTGTGGTTCGCAGCAAGAAGCGATCACAGCTTACGAACTCGGCAAAGCATCGATTCATGCACTGTTGAAAATCGCGATTCCAAAAGGCAGAAAAGTTGTTACCGACAGCGGCGTTATCGAAAGTCCTGGCGTAATCGAAACAACTCCGGGCAGATGCATTTTCAATGAAGTGCTGCCGCCGGAAATGGCATTCTATAATATTTTGATGGGACAGAAATCTCTCAAGAGAGTTATTAACGACTGCTTTGCGGTAACACAAGGCGCAAAGAGTCTTGATCTTCTTGATAATTTAAAAGAACTCGGTTTCAAATACGCGACATTGGCAGGCTTAAGTTTCGGTCTGACTGATTTGAGAATTCCGCCTGAAAAACAGGGCATTATTGACAAAACTCAAAAAGTCATCGACCGTATTTATAAGAGCTTCAACGACGGCGTTTTGACCGAAGGCGAAAGATACAATCAGGTAATCGATGCCTGGACTCACGCACGTGTCGCTGTAACCAACGCGATGATGCAGGGTCTGAAAAACGAAATGCGCAATGGCAAGCCTTATCTGAACCCAATCTATTTGATGAGTGATTCTGGTGCGAGAGGCAGCGTTGACCAGATTCAGCAGCTTGCAGGTATGCGTGCTTTGATGGCGAAACCAAGCGGCGAAATTATCGAAACACCAATTAAGTCAAACTTCCGCGAAGGTTTGAACGTTCTTGAATATTTCAGTTCGACTCACGGTGCACGTAAAGGTTTGGCTGATACGGCTCTTAAAACAGCTGACTCCGGTTATCTGACAAGAAAACTGGCGGACGTCGCTCAAAACGTAATCGTCAATGAAATTGACTGCGGTACATTGCAGGGTATTACAAAGACTACACTGTACAAGGGCGAACAGGTTGAAATTCCGCTACGAGAATTGATTATCGGCAGAACGGCACGCGATAACATCCGCAACCCGATTACCGACGAAATGATTGCCCGCGAAAACGAAGTTATTACTCCGCAGGCGGCAGATAAAATTGAACAGCTCGGATTGGAATCGATTCGTGTTCGCAGTCCGCTTACATGCGACAGCGCACTTGGCATTTGTGCAAAATGCTACGGCTGGGATCTGGGCAAATCGAGACTCGTCGAAGAAGGCATGGCGGTCGGTATTATTGGTGCTCAATCAATCGGCGAGCCTGGTACACAGTTGACAATGCGTACATTCCACACCGGTGGTATCGCGAGCCGTGCTATTCTTGAAAACGATCAGAAATCGCCAAGAGACGGCGTTATTCAATACAGAGACCTAAACGTTGTGCCTGTGAAACAGGAAGACGGAACAGATATATATATCGCTCTTAAACGAAACGGCGAAATGGCGCTCGTTGACGAAAAGGGCAGAGAATATGATAAATTCAAAGTACCTTATGGTGCTATAATTGACGTAAAAGACGGCCAGGAAGTAAAAGCAAGAGAAAAGCTGTTCTCCTGGGATCCGCACAGAGTGCCTATCCTTGCTGAAATCGGCGGTGTTATTCGCTTTGTCGATATTATCGAAGGCGAAACAATGCAGGTCGAAGAAGAACGCAAGGGCCAGAAAGGCAAGCCTGTTGTTATCGAACATAAAGGCGATAAACATCCGCAGGTCATTATCGAAGATGAAAGCGGAAAGATTCTTGATGTTCACTACTTGCCGGCAAAGGCTCGTATCGAAGTTATCGAAGGCCAAAAAGTTCAGGCCGGTCAGCTTCTTGCACGACAGCCGCGTGGTGCGTCCGGTACACAGGATATTACCGGCGGTCTGCCTCGTGTAACTGAAATCTTCGAGGCACGCAAACCGAAAGAACCGGCAGCGATGGCTGAAATCAGCGGTCGTGTTGAACTCAAGAGTGATAAACGCCGCGGTAAAATGACAATTATTATCCGCAGCGAAAAGATGGAAAAGGAACACCATGTTCCTCGCGACAGGCACTTGAACGTTCACACTGGCGATAATGTTGAAGCGGGCGACCCGTTGACAGATGGTCCATTGGTTCCGCACGACATCTTGAGAATCAAGGGTGAAGAAGCGTTGCAGAGGTATCTGCTTGCGGAAGTTCAGAACGTTTATCGTTCGCAGAATGTAACTATCAATGATAAGCATATCGAAGTGATTCTGACGCAAATGCTGCAGAAAGTCGAAATCGATATTGTCGGCGACAGTGCTTTCCTGCCGGGCGATATTATTCCGAAACATACATTCAAGAAGGTAAATGAAGAACTGTCGCAAAGTTTGAAAATCGCCGATGCGGGCGAAACAGACCTTGTCGTCGGACAGGTTTATACCAAACAGCAAATCGAAGCGGCGAACGAAAAGGTCGAAAAACTCGGCGGCGAACCCGCAAAGGGCAAGAAGCCACGACCTGCAACCGCAAGAACCCTGCTTATGGGTATAACCAAGGCTTCATTGCAGTCGGAAAGCTTTATCTCGGCGGCCAGCTTCCAGGAAACAACTAAGGTCTTGACGGAAGCGGCTCTGGGTGGTAAAGTAGATGACTTACTCGGTTTGAAAGAAAACGTCATTCTGGGTCATTTAATTCCGGCGGGTACTGCTTTCAGGCCGCACCTTGAGATGAGGGTTAAACACCTTGCCAAGGCTCCGTTGCCGAAAGAACTGGCAGAATTGAAGGAAACACATGATGCCGAAGCACAGGCTGAAGCAGCTGCAAGAGCGGCTCTTGGTCTTGAGTAA
- the rplA gene encoding 50S ribosomal protein L1, producing the protein MKVRRSKRYKAAAKEWSQTPMKLEDAVKKLKTFNPTKFDQSIDCVVQLGIDPKMADQLIRGAISLPHGIGKSKKVIAFCEDSDIEPAKAAGAIEAGNDDLIKKVNDGWMDFDVAIASPKVMGKAGRLGKVLGPQGKMPSPKNGTVTADIITAIREFAAGKTDFKNDTGGNVHTVVGKLSFDENKLVENIRAFLSTIRKMRPQSAKGTYMKKIAVSATMSPSVTIDVSEFNL; encoded by the coding sequence ATGAAAGTAAGACGAAGTAAACGCTATAAAGCAGCGGCTAAGGAATGGTCGCAGACACCAATGAAACTGGAGGATGCGGTTAAAAAACTCAAAACTTTTAACCCGACCAAGTTCGACCAGAGCATCGATTGTGTAGTTCAACTTGGCATTGATCCCAAAATGGCAGACCAGCTTATCAGAGGTGCGATATCTCTGCCGCACGGTATCGGCAAAAGCAAAAAAGTAATCGCATTCTGCGAAGATTCGGATATCGAACCAGCTAAAGCAGCAGGCGCTATCGAGGCAGGCAATGACGACCTTATTAAGAAGGTCAACGACGGCTGGATGGATTTCGATGTTGCAATAGCGTCACCAAAAGTGATGGGCAAAGCCGGCAGACTCGGTAAAGTTCTCGGCCCGCAGGGTAAAATGCCTTCGCCTAAGAACGGTACCGTAACAGCAGATATTATTACCGCAATCAGAGAGTTCGCGGCCGGTAAAACAGACTTTAAAAACGATACCGGCGGAAACGTGCATACTGTTGTTGGTAAATTAAGCTTTGATGAAAATAAACTTGTCGAAAATATACGGGCGTTTTTAAGCACTATACGAAAGATGAGACCACAATCGGCTAAAGGCACTTATATGAAAAAAATAGCCGTCAGCGCGACAATGAGTCCATCTGTAACGATAGATGTGTCCGAATTTAACCTATAA
- the rpoB gene encoding DNA-directed RNA polymerase subunit beta → MGIKPIRDFGKIQDAIEVPNLIEVQRASYDRFLQSDMAYQKRKLIGLEALFREIFPIESYDKTMSLEFIGYELDKPRYSPNECRELRLTYGYPLKIRCRLKRKDADDVAEQVVYLAEIPVMIGGGEFIINGAERVIVNQLHRSPGVDFLIESKEGDRVLHGGRIIPERGSWIEISVTRKDVLIVRIDQSSKIPATMFLRAMNEEYGKIDQILRLFYETKTVTVDKLDPLMWAVGPIVDTESGEIIVEGGTQIGDRVGQIERSAIKKLEVIAKAADPLVLNTLAEDDCESHEEALLKLYARLRPGNPPNVEKAKILFREKFFDADRYRLGRVGRFRLNRKFKQNINEDEMTLKPDDFLNTIKYIIGLRNSQGVIDDIDHLGNRRLRTIDELAADEIRKGLLKLRRTVQERMSMKEPGQIERIADLVNSKSVSSSIEYFFGRGELSQVVDQTNALSQLTHERRLSALGPGGLNRKRAGFEVRDVHISHYGRICPIETPEGTNIGLIASLAIFSKVDEYGFLLTPYSKAEKGKLTGEVVYLRADEEMEVTFAPPTAILSGTQKLQDGVVLALKYGELAQIDSKEVNYVDVSSRQIVGISAALIPFLEHDDANRALMGSNMMRQAVPLLLTEPPLVTTGMEPHVAANSSMVVRARQTGTVTAVDARQIVINDTDIYELEKFVGLNERTCLNQVPLVSLGQKVKKSEIIADGGGSGRGSLALGKNVLAAFMTFDGFNFEDAILISEKLVKEDVFTSIHIDEFSVEVRETKLGREEFTRDIPNVGEKALRNLDESGVVREGTRVDAGDILVGKVSPKSKTELTPEEKLLHAIFGRAGEDVKNDSLELPSGYNGIVIKTSRFTRKGAGSDEMKKIQKQKMKDFEVKMKQHQCLVFKQMIDEIGEKVEEVSMVDPTTRQKVGASEDTEVIFEQIQNFDLSWCKPAGARAAAQVVIEKYMPRIKDLAEETKIKLERMKHGDELPSGVLEMVKIYVATKRTLSIGDKMAGRHGNKGVIARIMPVEDMPFLPDGTPIDICLNPLGVPSRMNVGQILETHLGWAAKVLGFDAVTPVFSGATEDEIKQVLMDANLHVVNRTKELEAKRQAPPANEIFAQIDEDMKTQLYDGRTGQAFEQKATVGYIYMMKLHHLVDDKIHARSTGPYSLITQQPLGGKARTGGQRFGEMEVWALEAYGAAYTLQELLTVKSDDIEGRTKIYESMVKGKNTLEAGTPISFDVLCSEIRGLGLNIQLEKKQVGNKGL, encoded by the coding sequence ATGGGCATAAAACCAATTCGCGATTTCGGCAAGATTCAGGATGCTATCGAAGTTCCAAATCTTATCGAGGTTCAGCGCGCAAGCTATGATAGATTTCTTCAATCTGATATGGCTTATCAGAAACGAAAGCTAATCGGTCTGGAAGCTCTGTTTAGAGAGATATTCCCAATCGAAAGCTACGACAAGACGATGAGTCTTGAATTTATCGGCTACGAACTCGATAAACCTCGTTATAGTCCCAACGAATGCAGAGAACTTCGCCTGACTTACGGCTATCCGTTGAAAATACGCTGCAGATTGAAACGCAAAGACGCTGATGACGTTGCAGAGCAGGTTGTATATCTGGCAGAAATCCCAGTTATGATCGGCGGCGGCGAATTTATCATCAACGGTGCCGAGAGAGTAATCGTAAATCAGCTCCACCGTTCGCCCGGCGTTGACTTCCTTATCGAAAGCAAGGAAGGCGACAGAGTTCTGCACGGCGGAAGAATTATTCCGGAACGCGGAAGCTGGATTGAAATATCCGTTACACGCAAAGATGTTTTAATCGTCCGCATCGACCAGTCGAGCAAAATTCCGGCTACGATGTTCCTGCGTGCAATGAATGAAGAATACGGCAAGATTGACCAAATTCTAAGACTGTTCTACGAAACCAAAACCGTAACAGTTGATAAACTCGACCCGCTGATGTGGGCGGTTGGTCCAATCGTCGATACTGAATCCGGCGAAATTATCGTCGAGGGCGGTACGCAAATCGGCGACAGAGTCGGACAAATCGAAAGAAGTGCGATAAAGAAACTTGAAGTGATAGCGAAAGCGGCTGACCCGCTTGTATTAAATACACTGGCGGAAGACGACTGCGAAAGCCACGAAGAAGCACTGCTGAAACTCTATGCAAGACTTCGTCCGGGTAATCCGCCGAATGTTGAAAAAGCGAAAATCCTGTTCCGTGAAAAATTCTTCGATGCTGACCGTTACAGACTTGGCAGAGTCGGCAGATTCAGACTGAACAGAAAATTCAAACAGAACATCAACGAAGATGAAATGACTCTTAAGCCTGATGATTTTCTTAATACAATTAAGTATATCATCGGACTGCGAAATAGTCAGGGCGTTATTGACGATATCGACCATTTGGGCAACAGAAGACTGCGTACAATCGACGAACTTGCGGCTGATGAAATCCGCAAAGGTCTGCTGAAACTGCGCAGAACTGTTCAGGAACGTATGAGTATGAAAGAGCCGGGACAGATTGAAAGAATCGCCGACCTTGTCAACTCAAAGAGCGTTTCGAGCAGTATCGAATACTTCTTCGGCAGAGGCGAATTGAGCCAGGTTGTTGACCAGACGAACGCGTTAAGTCAGTTGACTCATGAACGAAGACTGTCAGCTTTGGGACCGGGCGGTTTGAACAGAAAACGCGCGGGCTTCGAAGTTCGCGACGTTCATATAAGCCATTACGGCAGAATTTGTCCGATTGAAACGCCGGAAGGCACGAACATCGGTCTTATCGCATCACTTGCGATTTTCTCGAAGGTTGACGAATACGGATTCCTTCTTACGCCATACAGCAAAGCTGAAAAAGGCAAACTTACAGGCGAAGTAGTTTACCTGCGAGCTGATGAGGAAATGGAAGTAACGTTCGCACCGCCAACGGCGATACTGTCAGGTACGCAAAAACTTCAGGACGGCGTAGTGCTTGCCCTGAAATACGGCGAACTTGCACAAATCGACAGCAAAGAAGTCAACTATGTTGACGTGTCGAGCAGGCAAATCGTCGGTATATCGGCGGCTCTTATCCCGTTCCTCGAACACGACGACGCGAACAGAGCGTTGATGGGCTCGAACATGATGAGGCAGGCTGTGCCGCTTTTACTGACAGAGCCTCCACTTGTTACGACAGGTATGGAACCGCACGTGGCAGCGAACTCGAGTATGGTTGTTCGTGCTCGCCAGACCGGTACGGTTACAGCCGTTGATGCCAGACAGATTGTCATCAACGATACAGATATATATGAACTTGAAAAATTCGTCGGACTCAACGAAAGAACGTGCCTGAATCAGGTTCCGCTTGTTTCGCTTGGTCAGAAAGTCAAGAAGAGCGAAATAATCGCAGACGGCGGCGGAAGCGGCAGAGGCTCTTTGGCTCTGGGCAAGAATGTTCTTGCTGCGTTTATGACTTTCGACGGATTCAATTTTGAGGATGCCATTTTAATCAGTGAAAAACTTGTGAAAGAAGATGTTTTCACAAGCATACATATTGATGAATTCAGCGTTGAAGTACGCGAAACGAAACTCGGACGCGAAGAGTTCACTCGCGATATTCCGAATGTCGGCGAAAAGGCACTTCGCAATCTCGATGAAAGCGGCGTTGTTCGCGAAGGTACACGCGTTGACGCAGGAGATATTCTTGTCGGTAAAGTATCGCCGAAGAGTAAAACCGAACTTACACCGGAAGAAAAACTTCTGCATGCGATATTTGGCAGAGCCGGCGAAGATGTAAAGAACGATTCGCTGGAACTTCCGAGCGGGTATAACGGCATTGTTATCAAGACGAGCCGATTCACACGCAAAGGCGCAGGCAGCGATGAGATGAAAAAGATACAGAAGCAGAAGATGAAGGACTTCGAGGTAAAGATGAAACAGCATCAGTGCCTTGTCTTCAAGCAGATGATAGACGAAATCGGCGAAAAAGTCGAAGAAGTTTCGATGGTCGACCCGACAACAAGACAGAAAGTCGGAGCAAGCGAAGATACCGAAGTTATCTTTGAGCAGATTCAGAACTTCGACCTTTCGTGGTGCAAACCGGCCGGTGCAAGAGCGGCGGCACAGGTAGTCATCGAAAAATATATGCCAAGGATTAAAGACCTTGCAGAAGAAACGAAGATTAAACTTGAACGTATGAAGCACGGCGATGAACTGCCAAGCGGCGTTCTTGAAATGGTTAAAATATACGTTGCGACAAAACGTACTTTGAGCATCGGCGATAAAATGGCCGGTCGTCACGGTAATAAAGGCGTTATCGCCAGAATTATGCCTGTCGAAGATATGCCGTTCCTTCCGGACGGTACGCCAATCGATATCTGTTTGAATCCGCTGGGCGTGCCAAGTCGTATGAACGTCGGTCAGATTCTTGAGACGCACTTAGGCTGGGCTGCGAAAGTACTTGGCTTCGATGCTGTAACGCCGGTGTTCTCTGGTGCAACAGAAGATGAAATTAAACAGGTTTTGATGGATGCCAATTTGCACGTGGTAAATCGCACTAAAGAACTCGAAGCTAAAAGACAGGCTCCGCCGGCTAATGAGATTTTTGCTCAAATCGACGAAGATATGAAAACACAGCTATATGACGGCAGAACCGGTCAGGCTTTCGAACAGAAAGCGACAGTCGGTTATATCTATATGATGAAACTGCATCACCTTGTCGATGATAAGATTCACGCTCGCTCGACAGGCCCATACAGCCTTATTACTCAACAGCCTCTTGGCGGTAAGGCCAGAACCGGCGGTCAGAGATTCGGCGAAATGGAAGTTTGGGCGCTGGAAGCTTATGGCGCAGCTTATACATTGCAGGAATTGCTGACAGTCAAGAGCGACGACATCGAAGGCAGAACTAAGATTTACGAATCAATGGTCAAAGGCAAAAATACTCTCGAAGCCGGTACGCCAATTTCCTTCGATGTGCTTTGCAGCGAAATTCGAGGTCTGGGATTGAATATCCAGCTCGAAAAAAAGCAAGTAGGCAATAAGGGACTGTAA